From Acinonyx jubatus isolate Ajub_Pintada_27869175 chromosome B2, VMU_Ajub_asm_v1.0, whole genome shotgun sequence, a single genomic window includes:
- the LOC106983420 gene encoding zinc finger protein 883-like: MAVDPRKSAGQFHPEWGQQGPAVVKVEPEEDNARSQVPDNQPPAWEIFRQRFRHFCYQETPGPREALRRLRELCRQWLRPETHSKEQILELLVLEQFLTVLPAELQAWVREHHPESGDEVVTALEDLDGKRNVQVSACVLEQEILLQRVTLQTLDEESSYTWVQPPAIQFKGKGPEPQPSEEGDGGVRTDNVMLDVKQELCEETEPCGKGPDGQDGTSSQHAKYTGDREPSGTLERQDGVAPGRKVSPCEECRKTFTWTRGLHTHRRTHSGETPCSHTERGEAFIRQSELSQHQELRGKEKPYHCQECGKGFSQKAGLLQHLRSHTGEKPYRCSKCGRCFSRRSVLTKHQSVHTGEKPFECTDCGKAFCHSSDLTEHQRFHKEKPYECNECGKTFRQRSHLIEHQRIHSEEKPYECKVCGKAFTQYAGLNQHQRIHTGEKPFECPVCGRAFSRTSELIIHHRIHSGEKPYECAECGKTFSVSSTLVIHQRSHTGEKPYKCGECGEAFSQRSGLNKHRLGGKHGNPPEPGTHKCGECGKTFTRSTGLRNHTRIHTGDKTYQCPECGKAFTRGEHLIEHQAIHNKVKPYQCKECGKAFSQKTGLSHHVRIHTGEKPFQCPECGRAFSWKSDLKKHKRVHSEEKPYACEECGKAYRQRATLLQHLRGHRELSPAGRVSAGNPPGGPHPAPENPLHPDTPPRREVKTVGRIHDSFS; encoded by the exons ATGGCTGTGGACCCAAGAAAGTCTGCCGGCCAGTTCCACCCTGAATGGGGTCAGCAGGGTCCTGCGGTGGTGAAGGTGGAGCCGGAGGAGGACAACGCCAGGAGTCAGGTGCCGGACAACCAGCCCCCTGCCTGGGAGATCTTCAGACAGCGCTTCAGACACTTTTGCTACCAGGAGACGCCTGGACCCAGGGAGGCACTGCGCCGACTCCGTGAGCTGTGCCGCCAGTGGCTGCGGCCCGAGACGCACAGCAAGGAGCAGATCCTGGAGCTGCTGGTGCTGGAGCAGTTCCTGACCGTCCTGCCCGCGGAGCTCCAGGCCTGGGTGCGGGAGCACCATCCGGAGAGCGGGGACGAGGTGGTGACGGCGCTGGAGGATCTGGACggaaaaagaaatgtacaa GTTTCAGCCTGTGTTCTGGAACAGGAAATCCTTTTGCAGAGAGTGACCCTTCAGACGCTCGATGAAGAATCTTCATACACATGGGTTCAGCCCCCAGCAATCCAGTTCAAGGGCAAAGGACCTGAGCCCCAACCATCAGAGGAAGGAG ATGGTGGAGTGAGGACTGACAACGTGATGTTAGACGTGAAGCAGGAACTCTGTGAAGAAACAGAGCCTTGTGGGAAGGGGCCTGATGGACAGGATGGAACTTCGTCTCAGCATGCCAAATACACAGGGGACAGGGAGCCCAGTGGAACTTTGGAAAGGCAGGACGGGGTTGCCCCAGGCAGAAAAGTCTCTCCCTGTGAAGAATGCAGGAAAACCTTCACCTGGACAAGAGGCCTTCACACGCACAGGAGGACCCACAGCGGGGAGACACCATGCTCACACACAGAGCGTGGAGAGGCCTTCATCAGACAGTCAGAGCTAAGCCAGCACCAGGAGCTTCGTGGCAAGGAAAAGCCTTATCACTGTCAAGAGTGTGGCAAAGGTTTCAGTCAGAAAGCAGGCCTCCTCCAACATCTCAGAAGCCACACTGGAGAAAAGCCATATCGATGTAGTAAATGTGGCCGGTGTTTTAGTCGGAGATCAGTTCTTACAAAGCATCAAAGTgtccacactggagagaaaccttttgAATGTACAGACTGTGGAAAAGCCTTCTGCCATAGTTCAGACCTAACTGAACATCAGCGATTCCACAAGGAGAAGCCTTATGAATGTAACGAGTGTGGGAAAACCTTCCGGCAACGTTCACATCTGATTGAGCATCAGCGAATTCACAGTGAAGAAAAACCCTATGAATGCAAAGTGTGTGGAAAAGCGTTCACTCAGTATGCAGGACTTAACCAACACCAGagaatccatactggagagaaaccttttgAATGTCCTGTGTGTGGACGCGCCTTTAGCCGGACCTCAGAACTCATAATACATCACAGAATCCACTCGGGGGAGAAACCCTATGAGTGTGCTGAGTGTGGCAAAACCTTTAGCGTGAGCTCAACCCTGGTCATACATCAAAGAAGCCACACTGGGGAGAAGCCCTATAAATGTGGTGAGTGTGGCGAAGCCTTCAGCCAACGCTCGGGCCTTAATAAGCACAGGTTGGGAGGGAAGCACGGGAACCCCCCTGAGCCAGGAACACACAAGTGTGGTGAGTGTGGGAAGACCTTCACTCGGTCGACCGGCCTGCGGAACCATACAAGAATCCACACTGGGGATAAAACCTACCAGTGCCCtgagtgtgggaaggccttcaCCAGGGGCGAGCATCTTATCGAACACCAGGCGATTCACAACAAGGTAAAGCCCTATCAGTGTAAAGAGTGTGGCAAAGCCTTCAGTCAGAAGACGGGTCTTAGTCACCATGTCAGAATCCACACGGGAGAGAAGCCTTTTCAGTGCCCGGAATGTGGGCGCGCCTTCAGTTGGAAGTCAGATCTCAAGAAACATAAGAGAGTCCACTCGGAGGAGAAGCCCTATGCGTGTGAGGAGTGTGGGAAGGCCTACAGGCAGAGAGCCACGCTGCTCCAGCACCTGAGGGGCCACAGGGAGCTGAGCCCGGCCGGCCGAGTGAGTGCGGGGAATCCCCCTGGGGGCCCCCACCCAGCACCAGAGAATCCGCTGCACCCCGACACCCCGCCCAGGCGTGAGGTAAAAACTGTGGGGAGAATCCACGACTCCTTTTCTTAA